Within Mycoplasmopsis verecunda, the genomic segment CAGTATTAACAAGATCGACTATTCTTTTTGCAGCAATTGCACCATCAGAAGCCGCTGTAACAATTTGGCGAATCTCTTTAACTCTTATATCTCCGGCTGCAAAAATACCCGGCACAGAAGTTTCCATGTTTTCATCTGTTATAATAAACCCTTTATCATTTAAAATACCTAAATCTTGTAGGAATCAAGCTGTTGATTCCATTCCTATATAAGGGAAAAATGATGAAACTTTAATTTCTGTTTCATTACCATCAGCATCTTTTATAATTGCACTTTCTAATCTATCTTCTCCTTTTAGTTCAACTATTTGAGACATACGATAAATTTTTACATTAGGTAATTTATATAAATCTTGTACTAGTCTTCTTTCTGCCTTAAAATCATCACCACGAATTACTAAATGTACTTCAGAAGCTATACTTGAAAGATATGCTGATTCTTCGACAGCCGAATTACCATCTCCTAATACTAATGTAGGATTTTTTCCGAATAAAGGACCATCACAAATAGCACAAAAACTTACTCCACCTCTTTGAATAAATTTTTCAATGTTTTTA encodes:
- a CDS encoding NAD(P)/FAD-dependent oxidoreductase; the protein is MNEQTNFDLIIIGGGPAGLNAALYASRANLSVAFVEKGTPGGKLSATSKIENWIGTEIIEGWQLAQDFFKHAEKYGAKYLYGNVVEVRNISDTEKEIYLSSGTVLKAKAVLIATGMKNRIPTFIKNIEKFIQRGGVSFCAICDGPLFGKNPTLVLGDGNSAVEESAYLSSIASEVHLVIRGDDFKAERRLVQDLYKLPNVKIYRMSQIVELKGEDRLESAIIKDADGNETEIKVSSFFPYIGMESTAWFLQDLGILNDKGFIITDENMETSVPGIFAAGDIRVKEIRQIVTAASDGAIAAKRIVDLVNTEGND